In the Fundulus heteroclitus isolate FHET01 chromosome 23, MU-UCD_Fhet_4.1, whole genome shotgun sequence genome, TACTCTAAGCTTCTTGCATAATCCTGGTGGATTGTTTGACCTGTCGGGACAGAAAATGGAAGAGTTCGGTTCGGTTTCCTGGCACAGTCCACAATTTCTCAATAGGGTTGAAATTGGCCTTAAATTTTAGCAGCTTTATTTGCACATTCCAGTAAAATTTACCTCAGAGAGCAAGCTGGGGCTGAGCAGTCTGGGGGATTCGAACCGGGGAACCCACAGCCTtcccctgctctaaccactacaccacattttgtttgctttaatatACAAAACCAACTTTGTGTTTGATTTTTGCCCTGCTGGAACATCCAATGAGAGTGAGGCCAACCTTGAAGTGAGTGAAGTGATCGGCGCCGTACCGCAGTCAGACCTGCTCAGTCTTCCTGTTTCCTTCCAGGGAAATGCTCTTCAGctacagagaaaaacagacGCTGTTGTCTGGATAACAATATGTTCGTACACGCGTCACCACTGGTGCGTCAGAAATGACAGGAAAGAAGCACGCTTAAGGATTATTAGCATTTAATGGTTTCAAAGCAACATTCTAAAACTTTGAGTCCACCACTTCCAAACCAATGCAGGGAGACCGATAAGCAGATTATAACGGAGCGTACATGGGAACACGGCCTTTACATCCTCTGCCAAACATCCCAAAATAAACCAACGCACAATCCACCCGCAGACGTCCACCAACCAAGGCCGCCGCCGGGATCAAACGTCCGGCATGGAGCGTCTCTGGGCCTCTGCAGGCGTGGTTGGCGACGTATAAACACCACCATCCTAAACGCTGACATCGCGCCTTTCCTCGCCTTCTGGCATTTCTGCGTGAATTGCAGCAACCTTTTCTAACGGGAGCAGACATtctcaaaacaaaagaaacataaaaaggggAGCCGGTGTCACAATAAACGGCTCCTTTTAAGTTGTGACAGTTGCGTTAATAAACGCCGTTAGCTTTAATTTTAACAATCATGGACGTGAACAACAAGCTTCTTCCGGGTCGTCCGAGCTTCTCTAAAGCCGTTTCTCCGGCAGGCCTGGATGAAAGCTGCACACCTCAggtctgttcatccatccggCGGTGTGCGCTCGCatcagatgatgatgaagatgtaCACAGACAGACAGCACTATGGGGGAGGGCGGGGGGGCGTCTTCAGGCTCCAGCTCTGATCCTGACAGCCATCCTAGTCCACCTCCATCTGTTCAGAGCTCACGGTGACGGTGGGGCGGCTCTCCTCGTCTCATTCCATGGAGAGCTGCACGCTGTCTGGCTCCTGCTGCTGGTCAAACTTCCTGGCTACAGGGAGCAAGCACATCAAAAACACAACGCTGCTTATTTCAAAAGACTACACATGGTTAACGTTGGGGCTGTGCATAAAATCGATACGAtaagattaatatcgatgtttttaaaaacgatttaatattgatattctggctttcaatgttGATATACCTCCCTGCCCCTGGGGGGCACTATTACAGCGCctcattactgttcacagcgaggaagtacaggtgagacgaatttgcggaATGGGAGGACTTTAGAGGCGCCTTCCTCCccaaaatcagacgtttgggacatttttggtttctgtgatacgttaaatgcattgaaccaaatgcactttattttcctgttaatgaatcagtgttcaataaatttaacataaatataatatttggctggttttgttgattgaatgactttaagcattaatttgaaagtaataaatatccaTGTTGGAGTCAAATAGAGCTCAactgtatcgagaatcgtatcggctcatcctagatgatccTCAGCCCTAGTTAACGAGATGTTTAGAGCTGTCACACAGGTCCCCGCTAGTCTGGGGGAAACCTAAACGGAGTGCTGCCATATGGCAGAAACTAATATCTCAAAGGTGAtgaaatatagaaaaaatacctttaaaaacaatttgctttttataaccatttaaaaaacaaaagtacatCATTGTCAGCCGGTATCATGACGGTAAAATGATCTGAAGGAGCAGCGAGAGAAGCAAATGTGCAAGTCTcagctcttttttatttttttttaatgtgtgacTCTATCCCCCTTACGCAACAGCATCCTTACCCGGACCCGTCTGCTGGTTTATGGAACCCAGCGTTGGGGGTGCTGTGAGTGAAAGTGGAGCGTGTGGACGCATGCTCACCCAGGGAGTACATCTCGAGCTGCTGCCGCAGCCGGACCTTCTGCAGGCTGTCGTAGAAGTTGGGCTCCGGGCTGCTGCCGACGGTGGGGGGCAGCGTGAAGATCCGCATGATCTTCCTCTTGTTTCTGGGAGGATCACAACGGCACAACGGGTTTATCCAAGCAGATCAGCAAAACACAGAAACCCTTTATCTTTAATGACATGAAGGCCAGTTTAAAGGGCTTTTCCCCATCTTAAATGGTGGCTCATCACAACCAGTTTTTAAGAATAAGTGTAGAATACACACCAGCCCTGCTCGGAGCCGTTTGTAGCGCCAGACAAGAGCAGATGAAGCCCAGATATCTCTAAAGTTGGAAAATCCCTTCTTTAAACCTTACCCCCCATCCTGTTTCTAAGGGGAAAGAGCATCCCAGGGCAGGGCTGCAGAGCTGAGGTTTGCCAGGGGGCAAGCTGCACCCAGAAATGGACCCATCCTTTCAAGTCCACATCCGTCTAAAGCCAGAATAGGCACGGCGTGGCCTAGTTTGAGGGGTTCCAGGACGTTATGTTCAGCATCAGTCTTAAATGTGGCCAATAATAAGCACAGAtcatgagcaaaaatgaaaacatcagcCATATCAGATACGGTTCTTATTCAATTACAGGACCAAAAACCACTCATGTCTCGTTAAATGTTACAATATCAACCCTCCTGTAGAACACGATGACAAAACACACTCCGATTAGGCATCCCAGCATGCATCAGTAAAACTACAGGTAGCTTTAATCTCTCCCCTCTTCCCTTGGTTGGGGGAGGGCAGATTTCCTgggttggcccctcttgggcacctttgctgtGGGGGTCCCTTGGGGCACAAGCGCACTctcaaacacctacaggtgcttggattcaggtatacagactcacttctatacagaaaacccctattattattattattatcttctcctgtcactttatacatatcatattgattaatactgtatattcttcagtgatggtatcaaggcttTGGTTGATTGTATctttaatactttatcggctggttctgctgttctttttacatctctctttgcaggtgaagaagcagactgagcaTGTATCGTTCTCTCCATTTTTTGCCCTCTTTCTTTcacccttttttctctctcctgtaccttgttttagtgtccatatgacatgaaatattccctgcataaattataataaagctacttgcacatataaatcaagtggagcactaaggcagtaaggctccacttgacGACAATTCGTATTGCAACATCGCCAGACAGGacattattaaaatgaaaataataataataataaagcagcTTTAATCTGCTTGAAGCCTGCTACTTTAGAGCAGCTACACATGTCTACATTTTGACAAGGCATCAAGAAAAACCTGTTGTTAGCGACCCGTGTGAGCATTTTTAGGGTTAGAGTCCCGTTTCTCAGCGGATTATGGAAAGCCCTGCTAGAAACGGGGGTGAATCTAAAAAGGGGGGATTTGTTTGCAGTGATGCCGTGGAGCAGAGGATCTGCTGGGACGCTTACTTCCTGGCGTAGATGAGCAGGCCGAAGCTGACCAGGATCACCAGCAGGTAGACGTTCGTAGCCTCGTTCCAGGCTTCGTGCACCGAGTAGTCTATGGAGTCGGGCTGGTCCCCCAGAAGCCCATGGGCCCCCATGGAAAGCGAGGCGGACAGCGAGGGAGTGGAGAGCAATGGAAGGTCCGGTGAGCCCCAGAACCACTGCAAGATACGCAGGAGACGCAGCTGTACACAAACACTGCGTCACTTCCGCGTTGCCGTCAGGAAGCACTGCTGCCCTCTGCAGTCAtcgaaataaaataaaaagaaaaaataataccTCCAACCATAGACATATGTCTCTGGTTCCGACGATCAACTTGGTTTGATCTTAAAATATAGTAAACCTTCTGATgagtttttgctttaaaaaggcaactacaaaaacatttaagatgATTAGCAAAGTTCGTCCCTTTAGTGATTTTTGGAACATtggatcattttttttaaaatcgtcGTGCTGTCAGCAGGGACGGATTAAGGGTAGTCTGGGCCCCTGGGCAAAGAATTTGCCCagggcccccccccccaaaaaaaagtttacaaaccATGCTATCGTGGATTGTGAATAAATTGAAGCGGTTTGTCGCTTTACACCTTTCCGGACAATTATAGCTAGCCTGGTCGCACATTAAGCCACTCGTGTCGCAACGGAGTAGCCAGAGTTGAATGAAACCTAGCAGAAATACTAGGTGCAGCTATATGCACACAATCTCAAATGATGTAAATTCAAAAATGCAAAGAGAATTAAATTGTTGAAACTAAGTGCAATCAGAAACACTGTCAATATGTTCAATAGAATTAACAACTTGCTAAGGTTTAGACTGAGTGAGAGAGTGGAGGAGGGGCAGCCACTATCTACTAAAAAAATGCatgctgtgtgcatgtgtgtgacaGAGGCATGGAGAGGAAGACAGAGATTAGGGAAGACAGTGAGTTGGCTAAATTAAAAATGCTGTGTTAATTGCAGTATTAAATTAcgttttatcattgtaaatacaTATTAAGTGTGAGTGTTTTACAGCAGGCTTATGAAACATGTTAGGTCCAAATTGTGaggaaataaggaaaaaaaacattgaataagctgaaaaaaaaacatgttttccaatAAACATAATTTCAGGGTTACAAACACACATACGCAGCCACAGCTACTACAATAAAACTACTTGTTGTTTCATCATCTGTCTCCAAATTAAAATTGTGCTACTGGGTAGAATTTGCTTGTAATTCGGATCTGTATGAAACAGCACTTTTGCATTCATGCCAGAGTTTAAGACCGTTGCTCTCTCTTTACTTCAATTTATTACACATCCCACTTGGTAGAGCACTTTTTTCTCCCCATTTTTTAGCCCCGGTTGTTACTATGGTAAAACACAGGTCTCATTTTACAATTAACACATCACAAGTGACACATTTGTTATTTGAAGTCTTGTCATTGACGACATATCTGAGATCCATGCTGAGATCCGTGCAGTtacaatggcgtaccgcgcacgtgacgtcaccatctcatgagcaacgccccttgccgctaaggttggacaaacagtgtgagagcgcccGTAGCAActagccattacacatgcaacagatacaacgatatgaccaacttttcagctgttaaactatcacaagaggatgtccaggcgcccattttactggtagaactgtggaacaacataccaacgttcagctcaaacgatggattgagtgtcgagggcttagaaagactggaaaacgggccgagttgatagaaggtaagtcgttgtttttctcctgctcaaGGTTCATGGCGTcagcagccatttttttttctgtttgtagtcaccgtccaggaatgggtatatattgaccggcccgccgaacaatttagtccggcccaatggctaaatgcattatcattatccaacggctgtatctcctcgctgcatcgactggtctgcaccagatttgttgtgagtcatgggggagcgcTCAGTGGACGGgcagggaaaatgcgtgacagcatctgcggtggggGGCGGCCGGCGGTGTGCAAACCTCGCCGGTCAGCTGGCCGGCcagagccgcggcggtggccaataggccggagcggcgcttggctgcgagggccgatcgaggccgcttgcggctttaacatacttcatatgcggcctgtcagcgtacctcgagtcgctgttgcacgttccctaacaacaatgtttaaaaaccatggttaggagacttcttagacttagaaaaagcggtagttttactgagtaaaaccaagggtaactacagcgaaagagagGAGGAAAATGCATATTTGCCctacgtgatatgacgtcacgttctaaaaatagctcctcgcggtacgccattagCGATGACACTACATGTGGATCAAGCTAGAGTCCAACTCTTTTAAGCATATTAGCTGGGATCCATGTGAGGCCTGCTAAAAGCACTCTTACCCGGGGCATGTGGTAAGTCAGAGGCCCCTGGTAGGGGCCctcaaaatcagtcagaggCCCACCACACCATCCATTGTCATAAGGCAAAAGCAGGGCTAGGGGCCCTGGTAGTCATAGGGCCTGCTGAAAATAtcctccacccccacccctcaTCCATTTTCATAAGAGGCCCAAAAGCAGGGCAAGGGCCCTTCCACAACCACATCCACTCTTACCAACGTTCCAGGGTAAGGGTGCTTTCATCAGGGCCCATGGCTGACAAGCAGTGGAGCCCGCTAAAAGCACCCTAAGGGCCTGTGGTTAGTCAGAGGGCCCTGGTAGGAAGTACCCCAACCCTCAAAGGGCCCTTGGTAGCCAAATGTCAGGGGTCCCCACTTCCTCCTTCTTTTCATCAGACACCCTATGAAATAACAATTTATTGTATTGTATAAGTTGAAACAGTTTTGGTCTCAGGCCCCCCCGGGGCCCCTGGCCCCAGAGGGCCCCTGGGCGCCGGCCCCACTGGCCCGGTCCGTAATCCGTCCTTGAATAAAACCATCTGTGGTTGCACTCGTTTCTTGTTACCTCTGATTAAACTCAGCATGTTGAAAGCTAATGTTCCTTCTGACAACAACGTGCACATCCAGTTAGTATTTGGGAGTGTGGTACTCACCTCAACATCGCATAGTTTCAGTGAAGGAATCATTTCCTATCCTTTGTCGCCCAGTGTATAtatcaaagtgggaaaaaagtcccaattcgacattcatcagatccggtgatgctttaaacatcgccaaacagcatctagtgtgtgcgTGCTTATAAAagttgtataaatgtagcaacaaatggtgcttttctctttagacagaggAGATGCTtcctgacgctcaagtcaagcatcaaaaaataggagcatgcatattgtgtaggaccaatgatgtcagaccaatgaagctttggaccaatagtgtccctaccaaagttcaaatcccTGTCAGCAACACTGCACACCTTCAATCCTCTGACCCTTTGATTTGAAGTATATTTTTTGTTCCAATGCATATCTTAATGTATCTGAAAGCATGTTTCACCGTGCTCTAGTGTTATTGAGTTGGCTTAAAAAGTGTTGTGGTAATTTACTAACCACAACGTTCAAGTCTGGTCTGGTGCAAGTGGATAACTGAATTAACACATCTCTgtatcagtgacgtgcagtcaggggaggcaagtgaggccaggcctcccTTGTCATcgtggaaagaaagaaaatatataataacataatatgaattttgattcactcagtcatttgtaataagtattttttatctaatttcctcatttttgatcatattctcttcaaaatcgcagacttttcgctatttttcatatAAATCCTTGGgggcgcttgatagcgaagccggtgaggccgcagcgagcttggcctcccctgggattgcgcaaacCCATGTTAAATGCACTggcttccattccgtgaatgcatcttcctgtctctagatcataaatgcaattttcaaacagttatgaactgattttccacaatttaatatatgtggattacgaattgtgttttaatcatcaaactgtgtgcagataataacatgttttcgtgctgctgagcgatcataaaagccaaagaactcgttgtaggtgaggccggcagttccttggcctctcggcagggggcgctcaaggggcaccgctcgtgatcctaaaactgtagagtgacagcaagttatggatgttttattagcgagttttgctaaacaagtaaagcactaaaaagactctaaacatacagccggaacgGGACTGATCAAGggaggctttcctccctggcagtgatctacattgatatggaggaccaagtcttccatatctaaaaataaatacagaaataaataaatgctcaataaataaataagaatacaattaattgccaccaaattaataaatgtaggtagaaattaaattatacagtgagacataaatgtatatatctcttttaattagcttatttatttatttgcctttgtaataattaccttatttatttattgtgcgttataatcttcaactttatttattaattacttatattttttaagtatttatttatgtgcatgttataatatttttgtctgttttattcttcctttgtatttttttaccctatatatttctgtgatgctatttatttctgcctgtcctttttacatttctgcctgtcctttttacatttctgtatgcatttctgcctcattatgcaaatgaggaggggctgtgtcttaagggctcaacttcttcccattggttggttagcattttactgcatcggtcaaatctacatggcttttccccgcactaaagcttaagtaatgtcaaactcagcagtcagacgttcagtggccgacctcttaagggaagctgctaatagactggaagaattagaacgctgtacatttgggatctgaatgttttttttatggattcagattcggtttttccagatcagtaactcatcggcggatgatttcttctacaaaacagacacctctctgtaaccacagcaaggcagacactgagctacaaccatagtttcctcaaaacgagtctcccatcgcgctgggtgaattacattggaccctatgcagagctcgcttgataagaaaatactgtagttgattataaaagtcccgttgactccacggagtcatcaggatctagctcatggttgatccggttgagggactccgatttcggccagcgtctctcagctgctccctcctcccacacgcggtggtgcatttagggaccgtcaaaaaacatttgaaccaagcactcttgagaaacaaaagtcaataaattccgtatcttgtgaccacctatgacaaaactaatataaaatcaagccactaaaaaacatctgtaaggaaaagtcccaatttttgtcttgaaaattggaaatagcttaaaaatgaataaaaataaatgtgccttacagattttatctattgacatcaatttatattagtttatcttagctggtcacaagataatacatttattgatttttatttctcaagagagcttggttcaaaagttttttgacagtccctaaatgcaccaccgcgtgtgggaggagggagcagctgagagacgctggccgaaatcggagtccctcaatcggattaaccatgagctagatcatGATGACTCcgtggagcttgaatgtccaatatccaaattcaaaccaacttcactgcggtgctggatcatgcttaaagacgcagcatgaaccccacgtgttgcagctgaggggaaatgttggctcggcttgatgaaactccgcctccttcacaaattagaccaacatggatagaataatgataatctgtagtgctttttattgccaggatgtgaatctgataattcatattgtgccttttataatcaactacagtattttcttatcaagcgagctctgcatagggtccaatgtaattctcgcagcgcgatgggagactcgttttgaggaaactatggttgtagctcagtgtctgccttgctgtggttacagagaggtgtctgttttgtagaagaaatcatccgccgatgagttactgatctggaaaaaccgaatctgaaaccataaaaaaaacattcagatcccaaatgtacagcgttctaattcttccagtctattagcagcttcccttaagaggtcggccactgaacgtctgcctgctgagtttgacattacttaagctttagtgc is a window encoding:
- the LOC118557468 gene encoding small integral membrane protein 19-like produces the protein MGAHGLLGDQPDSIDYSVHEAWNEATNVYLLVILVSFGLLIYARKNKRKIMRIFTLPPTVGSSPEPNFYDSLQKVRLRQQLEMYSLARKFDQQQEPDSVQLSME